One Emys orbicularis isolate rEmyOrb1 chromosome 20, rEmyOrb1.hap1, whole genome shotgun sequence genomic window, tggccAGGAAAAGTGAACAGAGCCCCACGGAGAGTGGGACATGTGAGATTCTCAGCTCCGCCTTTCCTGCTGGAAACCCATCCCTCAGCCTGGGCCACGTTACAGGCCAGCCAACGCTAAGGAAACCCTCGCTCTTTGCTAGAGACCACACAAACCACAGCCCAGCCTGCAACCTGCCTTCGTCTCTCATCATTTGCCTGGAGGCCTCAGGCCTGGGGGCACTTTTCAGCTTATCCTGAGTTCCCAGAACAAACAGGggtctagccagggccggctccaggcaccagcttgtcaagcaggtgcttggggcggccgctccggagaagggcggcaggtccagctattcagcggcaattcggcagacggtccctcactccgcctcggagcgaaggatctcccgccgaattgccgccgcagatcacgatcgcagcttttttatttatttatttatttattttggctggCCTTGGCTCCAGCCATCCTGGGATGCATCCTGGGATGCATCAACAGGGGACCCTCGattaggagcagggaggtgattttccTTCTGGATCCGGCCCTGGTGTGACCAcagctgggatcctgtgtccggttctggcacccaccattcaagaaggatgttgagaaGCTGGAGGGGGGTCAGAGACGAGCCACGAGAAGGATTAATGGACTAGACCCCGGGCTTGACAGagagagactccaggagctcagtcaGTTCAGTTTATCAAAGGACATGTCTACACCGGGAaggctgcaccgatgcagctgcccCGCTGTAGCGGCTCAGTGAAGACGCTGTCTATGCTGACgcgagagcttctcccatcagcgtagttaatccacccccgtgagaggcggtagctgaGTTGATGGGAGAAGTGTTGTCTACACCGGGTATTAGGTTAGTATAACAGCATCACCCAGGGGGGTGGGTTTTCCACACCTgcgagcgacgtagttataccaacatcaGTTGTTTGTGTAGACAAAGCAAAAGTGAAGGTGACTgcgtgacttgattacaatttCTGACACATAACTGAATTTCATGTATGCTGCCATCTACTGGCCAGTTGGTTTTATAGCCATAGTCAGCCCTGAGCCTTTGGATAAGGgtttatagcagtggttctcaaccaggggtaagtGTACcactgggggtacgcagagatcttccaaggggtacatcaactcctctagatatttgtctagttttacaaaggtacataaaaagcactagcatagtcagtagaaactaaaatttcatacaatgacttctttatactgctctatatactgtccactgaaatgtaagtaggatatttatattccaattgatttattgtataatgatatggtaaaatgAGATAGTAAACCATctgtcagtactagtgtgctgtgacagttgtatttttgtctgattttgtaaacaagtaagTTTCacgtgaggtgaaacttgggggtacacaagagaAATGAgaatcctgaaaggggtacagtagtctggaaaggttgagagccactggtctattGGGTCTTTTCCCTCTGATGtgtggccacctctggggtggggcatgcgGGCTGTGACAGGGAGGAATTTGTGTGGGGGGGATGCtgttgggagtggggtggggtaagGGTTCCTCAAACAATTTGAATAGTGGGGATTCTGAGACCCACTGAATCAAACTATAAACCCTTTAtatgatgggaaccacttcaatccaggggATTTGGCCCCGATGGGAGGGGTAGGGAGAGATCTTtggaggctgctgtggggagcagttAGGGAAATGGGGggctgctctgggagggggtgtgggggcaggAAGGATCCTGGGGTATGGGGTCGGGGGTCAGAGACATATCTGCgcggggagtggggggcattGTGGATTTCACCCTAGCACTGAACCTGGGGTAATGGGTGGGGGAACAGAGACAGAtctgcgggggtgggggcattGTGGATTTCAGCCTAGCATTGAAGCTGGAAGGTTTAATCTCATTTTCTTACCTATGTCCTGGGGGAATCATACACGGCATCCCAGAATTGATTCTCCCAACACACATACAACAcctgcagctcctcccccccccgccccacggaTGTGTCTGGGTGCAGGAAGCTGTCCTCTCGGGGGTGAACACGGgggggtggctcagcaggggtggGAGATGCTCACAAAGCCGGGTCTGCAAAGCCTCCGAGGCGGCCAGCTCCGTGCAAGCCTCAAACAGCTCGGCTCAGCTCTGGGGACTCTCATGATGAAGGGTCTGAGAGCCCGTCTGCAGAGATGGTTGCCCACATCTGCAGCAGCCACAGCCCGAGAGCAGGAGCTGAGCTGCGGCCGCGTCATTGCAAAAATTCAGCCTGTTCACACCTGGAGAAACACCAGACACAGCTTGGGCCCCTGCAGTGCCGCTGGGTCAGGAGTGATTTGTGGGTGAACCCTGCCGCCCTTCACCCCCGGTCACCCCTCGAACGTCCTGGAGAGACATTGCCAGGTGGCAGGTGGATTGTGACTCTTTGCTTAATTGGCTGTGAGCCACACGACATTGTGTCTTCTCCACGATTGGCTGGTGGATTTGTTGGACTCTGGAGAACAGCCAGTGACATAGCAAATGGTGAAAGCTGCATTAATTTTGGTCAGGAATATCAGGATTCATTGAGACATTGGTTTTAAAAGCAACTGTGACCAGGTTCCCAGAGTGCAAGCTGGGCTGTGGGACCGCGGAGCCCTcctgtcccaccaacctgggaTGTTCCTCTCACACTGTAATATTGTGTCAAGCAACAAAGGTCTGGCAGGCCCTGCACTTACACAGCTGtccccaggcagggacacacccagctgagttccATGAATGgcctcccagccactcatgaatcatcaatagggaggctccagtcaattccccctggctcccaggccttgCAGCCCAGAAATGTACCATTCTGCACTGGCCAGAAGCCTGGcaagtgtaagttcattacccagtcggTGCCTCCTCCGATGTGGAGAGAACACGCACCAGCCTTtataaactgagctgagatttcccagcaCGTCAACCAAACACACAGTTTTAGGTagaatataaaacaggtttattaactacagacagatggattttaagtaattataagcagtGAGCTTAGAGATCacagttggttacctaagaaataaaagtaaattcacagTCTGAGTTCTgtaaactagacaggatttgaatcaagccaTGACTCACCCTGGCAGATGGTACAAGGAGGTGACAgatcctcaatacacaggctgggctTGTCTTCCAGCCTGATACCAAACTTTTCAAAGTTAAAGTCTTTCTCCTCCAGTTGTGTTTCCAGgcgttgagttgtggggggagtgagggcaagtggtgatgtcacttcccctcttttgtaGTTTCTTCCAGTTTGCTGGAAATATATTTTGCTATGACTTGGGTCaaacagtctccattgtctacgtgtTTTCACTGAGAAATCTCCATTTTATACAGTTCCTGAGAGATTGGATTCTTGTGTGGTTGCTGATTAACACTGATTAACGCTGTCCGGCTCCCCCATTgtcgtacctgaaaggctggttgtgggtgttcccaacatCACAacttatttcagtaacacacacatagaaaACCTTCATAACTCCCCATACAATGGCAGCACATACAGTTCAACAGGTTATTAATTATCAACAGATCAAGAATTTTTTAATGCTACCTCACAAGGCACAGCCACACATTTTCTTTTAAGTCCCCAATACTTCTAAATACCAACTCACTCCATTGGCTTCTAAAACAGAGCTGGATATTTTAGGTTTTCTGAAACTTTTGGAAGAGTTTTGTATCATCTCCGACTCTTACAATTTGGTTGTGGCATTCGCCATGCTTCTCATTTTCCTCCAAGCCCCCAGATCCTGGAATCATATGATTAGGTGGGAATTTCAGCTTtcttttccatttgtttgtttttttaacaagtttCTGGCCTTTGTTGTTACAGATAAAAGGTTGAAATGGCCCAAAAAAATCAGGAGGTAAAAAAGAAGAACCCAAATGTCTTTCTTTTCAAACTAATCTCATTTTGTTTTTAGAGGCGTCTCATGAGGTTTTAAGGCATGGACTTGGCAATGAAGAAACAGGACTAGATTTTTTAAGTTGgctaagggaattaggtgccaaATTCCCATTGAGAGTGAATAGGTGTTAagcacctaactcacttaggtgcttttgaaaatctcaccctagaAGCCTAAAtgaattcaattacatcatgtaatggcagacagctaaaaagtgaccatttttaaagtgcttatatacttattctagaagtctaaataataagatgggtgaactagagtgcctcatattaaatgagaaGATTgacataataggcatcacagaaaattggtggaatgaggataatcaatgggacacagaaaagctaacagaatgttgggaatcattaagaacgGGATAGTTAAGAAGActgatcttggagtcactgttgatagttctttgaaaacatccacgcaatgtgcagtggcaggtaaaaaagtgaacagaatgttgggaatcattaagaaagggataaataataagactgaaaatatcatattgactctatataaatccatggtatgcccacatcttgaatactgcgtgcagatgtggtcgccccatctcaaaaaagatatattggaattgaaaaaggtacagaaaagggctacaaaaatgattaagcatatggaacagcttccatatgaggacagattaataagattgggacttctcagcttggaaaagagacgactaagggggaatatgattaaggtctataaaatccttactggtgtggggaaagtaaatagggaagtgttatttattcttcTTATAACACTAgcaaggtcacccaatgaaattaataggcagctggtatAAAAGGATGACAGCAAAAAAGCCAcctgttaaaaaagaaaagacgAAGAAGAGACCTGTAACAAGTCAGAagattttttctttaaaggaagGATATTCCAAGAGTCTATTTTAGTGGACAGACatggagtcagaactcctgggttgcATCCCAGACTCCGCCTCTGAACTGCTTGGGTAGATTGGCCAAGTCACGTCATGgccctgtgactcagtttcccctccacACATTTCTCTGTTTAACTTTAGAGTGTGAGCtcactggaagggaccattgtgatcatctcgtctgacctccctGATCACACggaccagagaactgccccaaaataattcctagagcagagattTTAGACAAGCATCCCAGCTtgattaaaaattgccagtgatggaggatccaccaggACCCTGGGGAAATTGCTCCAATGGTCAGTTACTCTGATCGTTACAAATTTTCACctcctttccagtctgaatttgtctaggttcaacTTCTGTTCagtggatcatgttagaccttcctatcctagattgaagagcccactatGAAATATGTATTCTCCacgtaggtacttacagattgtGATCAAGTAACCCCTTcagcttctctttgttaagctaaatagattgaactccttgagacTCTCGCTCtaaggcaggtttcagagtggtagccatgttagtctgtatcagcaaaaagaacaagaagtccttgtggcacctcagagactatttcccaaactatttccccatgctaattttccccctactattattcacaccttcttgtcaactgtttgaaatgggccatcctgattatcactacaaacgttttttttcctcctgtttataatatcccaccttaattgatgagtctcattagagttggtatggcaacccccattttttcatgttctcttcctactgtattttccactgcatgcatctgatgaagtggttttagcccacagaagcttatgccgtctaaggtgccacaagtactcctcgctCTTTTCACTCTAAAGCAGATTTTCTAATCCTGtaatcattctcttggctcttctttGAGTCAGACCAAAAAATTAACTTTCTGAAAAAGACAATTTTGGGGTAAAGAGGGAGTTATGGGTCTATTGAATAGAAGTCTTTTCCCATGCAAATATCCACAATTCCATCCATTCCCCTATTCAGCTGGCTATGACTACGAATTTTCGGTGGTTTGGAGGTTGCGTGCATGTTGCCGGTACCTCAGAAACTCTTCCTCCATGGTGAGGTAGAAGATGGGGTTGAGGCAGCTGCTGAAATATGTCAGGACCCAAGCAAAACCACTTCCCAcgtccagaagaggccgagggtaCTTAGCTGAGATCAGCAGGAAGGAGAAGACGTGATACGGCAGCCAGCAGAGGAAAAAGGTCGGGATCAAGCCAAGAAGGATCTTGAGTGGCTTGGTGGACTGTATCAACCTGCTCCTTCTCAGCTTGGCAGCTAGAACAATGTAGAAGGTTGGGATCAAGATCAAGGCTAGTGGGATTAGAAACCCGACCAGGAACTGGATCACAATGGCGGCCTTCACCCTCTCTTGGAAATCCAGTGGGAAATTCATGCTGGTGTTGGCAGGTGAGTGCAGGGATTCCCAGAGATCACTGTACCGCAAGCTGAAACCTCCCGACAGGGCCCATGTGCCCAGAACCACCCCGAAAGCCAGGTGGGGCGTGCGGTGGTTCCGGGGCCATGCAGGGCATGCCACGAGGATGCAGCGATCGACACTGAGGGCGGTGAGGAAGAAGGCACTGCAGAACATGTGTAGGGAGGTGAATGCGCTGCTCACCTTCTTGGCCCACTCTAAGTCCGGGATGACGATGGAGATGCATCTGAGAGGCAGGAAGATGATGAAGATTAAATCGGCCATGGCCTGGTTCAGGAACCACAGGGCGCTGGCCATCCTTTCCAGACGGCATCCAGCAACAAAGAAGATGTAGCTGTTCAACGACACTCCGGCGAGGAAGACCACGCCACCAAGTACCAGAGAGACGATTAGGAACACCATTCTCGGAAGAGTTGCAGTCACAGTATCCCCTTCTTTTCCTCAGGGCTCAGCGGAGACAACGCAGACGTTGTACTGAGCAAAGGAaggaaaagcaatgaaaagggcTCCAGGAGAGGACACGGACAGAGAGAGACAGCCGCAGAGTTTATAATCCCCTTAGAGTTTATAAGGTCCCCAGATCCTGAGCTGAACTCAAATAGGATCAAATCCTTGTAGACCCGTGGCACTAATGGTTCAAAAACCTTAGAAGCATAGAGCCAGAGGGTTAGAAGGGGACCGCAAGGATCATCTCATCTAAACCCCTGCCAATATGCAGGATTTGTTCTGTCTATTCTCTGCccgaacattttttgtttttacataataTCATTTTTTTACCAAACCAAATATTTAAAGAAACCCACATTTACTTCTTGCTGAAAAGTTAGATTTCTAGGCAAGGGGGTGTGAACAGTGGGGTGTGGGGTGTCCCAGATGCAGAGACAGAGATATGACAGACACCCCATCCCCCGAAGTCTCACTAAAATTCCCAAATTATCTTCTTCCTGTTAGTTTCGTGAAGGAGCTGGTTATTCCTGTCTttgttaaaaaaaccccaaaaagttAATCAATGATAGTTTCCCCTTTTCTTATCTGTTTTTCAAATAACGGAATTTTTGAAAGTGattcttctccccctgcccccatcattTTGAAGTGCAGATTTTGTGTGGTTTAGGCCATTTTGGGGGAGTTAGTGGAGCAGAGAAAATCCCAACTGAAAGAACCCACCTATGGAAACAAGGATGACAGCAAAAAAGCCAcctgttaaaaaagaaaagacgAAGAAGAGACCTGTAACAAGTCAGAagattttttctttaaaggaagGATATTGCAAGAGTCTATTGTAGTGGACAGACatggagtcagaactcctgggttgcATCCCAGACTCCGCCTCTGAACTGCTTGGGTAGATTGGCCAAGTCACGTCTTGgccctgtgactcagtttcccctccacACATTTCTCTGTTTAACTTTAGAGTGTGAGCTCACTGTGGCCAGGCCTGTTTCTCCCTGTGGGGCTGTGCACTGCCTGGTGTGATGGGGCTTCTGAGCTCGGTCAGTGTCTGTTCAGCACCCAGCGTGACGGCGCCCCTGACCTCTGACAGCAGAACCCACATCTAATTT contains:
- the LOC135892112 gene encoding chemerin-like receptor 1, giving the protein MVFLIVSLVLGGVVFLAGVSLNSYIFFVAGCRLERMASALWFLNQAMADLIFIIFLPLRCISIVIPDLEWAKKVSSAFTSLHMFCSAFFLTALSVDRCILVACPAWPRNHRTPHLAFGVVLGTWALSGGFSLRYSDLWESLHSPANTSMNFPLDFQERVKAAIVIQFLVGFLIPLALILIPTFYIVLAAKLRRSRLIQSTKPLKILLGLIPTFFLCWLPYHVFSFLLISAKYPRPLLDVGSGFAWVLTYFSSCLNPIFYLTMEEEFLRYRQHARNLQTTENS